A genomic window from Gossypium hirsutum isolate 1008001.06 chromosome D12, Gossypium_hirsutum_v2.1, whole genome shotgun sequence includes:
- the LOC107946091 gene encoding protein-S-isoprenylcysteine O-methyltransferase B isoform X1: protein MPSSISFAEILSYTACRQLSQMFLAVVFFHSSEYILAVAIHGRSNVTLKSLLISKNYLLAMIFSLLEYIVEIVLFPGLKEHWWISDTGLALVVIGEFTRKLAIITAGRAFTHLIKVYHDEHHLLITHGIYRFVRHPGYSGFFIWSVGTQIMLCNPISTVGFAIVVWKFFAERIPHEEYFLKRFFGSEYEEYAHRVPSGVPFVK from the exons TATCTTTTGCAG AAATTTTAAGTTATACGGCTTGCAGACAGTTATCTCAGATGTTCTTGGCCGTTGTCTTCTTTCATAGTTCAGAATACATACTGGCAGTTGCCATTCATGGGAGATCAAATGTGACTCTCAAGTCACTTCTAATCAGCAAAAATTATCTCCTTGCAATGATCTTCTCCTTGCTGGAGTACATCGTTGAAATTGTTCTATTTCCCGGGTTGAAAGAACACTGGTGGATAAGTGACACAGGTCTTGCATTGGTGGTAATAGGGGAGTTTACACGAAAATTGGCTATAATAACTGCTGGTCGAGCCTTCACGCATCTTATCAAGGTTTACCACGACGAGCATCATCTATTAATTACTCACGGCATCTATAGATTCGTCCGTCATCCCGGGTACTCTGGTTTCTTCATTTGGTCAGTTGGCACTCAAATAATGCTTTGTAATCCCATATCCACAGTTGGTTTTGCAATTGTTGTTTGGAAATTCTTTGCTGAAAGAATACCTCATGAAGAGTATTTCTTAAAGCGATTCTTTGGGTCGGAGTATGAGGAGTATGCACATCGAGTACCTTCAGGGGTGCCATTTGTAAAATGA
- the LOC107946091 gene encoding protein-S-isoprenylcysteine O-methyltransferase B isoform X2, translating into MTEILSYTACRQLSQMFLAVVFFHSSEYILAVAIHGRSNVTLKSLLISKNYLLAMIFSLLEYIVEIVLFPGLKEHWWISDTGLALVVIGEFTRKLAIITAGRAFTHLIKVYHDEHHLLITHGIYRFVRHPGYSGFFIWSVGTQIMLCNPISTVGFAIVVWKFFAERIPHEEYFLKRFFGSEYEEYAHRVPSGVPFVK; encoded by the coding sequence ATGACAGAAATTTTAAGTTATACGGCTTGCAGACAGTTATCTCAGATGTTCTTGGCCGTTGTCTTCTTTCATAGTTCAGAATACATACTGGCAGTTGCCATTCATGGGAGATCAAATGTGACTCTCAAGTCACTTCTAATCAGCAAAAATTATCTCCTTGCAATGATCTTCTCCTTGCTGGAGTACATCGTTGAAATTGTTCTATTTCCCGGGTTGAAAGAACACTGGTGGATAAGTGACACAGGTCTTGCATTGGTGGTAATAGGGGAGTTTACACGAAAATTGGCTATAATAACTGCTGGTCGAGCCTTCACGCATCTTATCAAGGTTTACCACGACGAGCATCATCTATTAATTACTCACGGCATCTATAGATTCGTCCGTCATCCCGGGTACTCTGGTTTCTTCATTTGGTCAGTTGGCACTCAAATAATGCTTTGTAATCCCATATCCACAGTTGGTTTTGCAATTGTTGTTTGGAAATTCTTTGCTGAAAGAATACCTCATGAAGAGTATTTCTTAAAGCGATTCTTTGGGTCGGAGTATGAGGAGTATGCACATCGAGTACCTTCAGGGGTGCCATTTGTAAAATGA
- the LOC107946091 gene encoding protein-S-isoprenylcysteine O-methyltransferase B isoform X3, producing MFLAVVFFHSSEYILAVAIHGRSNVTLKSLLISKNYLLAMIFSLLEYIVEIVLFPGLKEHWWISDTGLALVVIGEFTRKLAIITAGRAFTHLIKVYHDEHHLLITHGIYRFVRHPGYSGFFIWSVGTQIMLCNPISTVGFAIVVWKFFAERIPHEEYFLKRFFGSEYEEYAHRVPSGVPFVK from the coding sequence ATGTTCTTGGCCGTTGTCTTCTTTCATAGTTCAGAATACATACTGGCAGTTGCCATTCATGGGAGATCAAATGTGACTCTCAAGTCACTTCTAATCAGCAAAAATTATCTCCTTGCAATGATCTTCTCCTTGCTGGAGTACATCGTTGAAATTGTTCTATTTCCCGGGTTGAAAGAACACTGGTGGATAAGTGACACAGGTCTTGCATTGGTGGTAATAGGGGAGTTTACACGAAAATTGGCTATAATAACTGCTGGTCGAGCCTTCACGCATCTTATCAAGGTTTACCACGACGAGCATCATCTATTAATTACTCACGGCATCTATAGATTCGTCCGTCATCCCGGGTACTCTGGTTTCTTCATTTGGTCAGTTGGCACTCAAATAATGCTTTGTAATCCCATATCCACAGTTGGTTTTGCAATTGTTGTTTGGAAATTCTTTGCTGAAAGAATACCTCATGAAGAGTATTTCTTAAAGCGATTCTTTGGGTCGGAGTATGAGGAGTATGCACATCGAGTACCTTCAGGGGTGCCATTTGTAAAATGA